A region from the Mustela erminea isolate mMusErm1 chromosome 10, mMusErm1.Pri, whole genome shotgun sequence genome encodes:
- the AZIN2 gene encoding antizyme inhibitor 2 isoform X2: MAGYLSETDFVMVEEGFSTGDLLEELTLGASQATAGDVAAFFVADLGAVVRKHFCFLKCLPRVRPFYTVKCNSSPGVLKVLAELGLGFSCANKAEMELVQRIGVPASKIIYANPCKQIAQIKYAAKHGVRLLSFDNEMELAKVVKGYPSARMVLGIATDDRHSLSPLSFKFGASLQSCRHLLENAKRSHVEVVGVSFHVGSGCPDLHAYAQSIADARLVFEMGAELGHRMHLLDLGGGFPGLEGAKVRFEEIASVINSALDLYFPEGCGVDILARLGRYYVTSAFTLAVSIIAKKEVLLDQPGREEESGSIPKTIVYHLSEGVYGIFNSVLFDNTCPTPILQKQCGGPDTLNSLPTDNKENCILTYKKAGDPSEVKIK, encoded by the exons GGTGATGTTGCTGCCTTCTTCGTGGCCGACCTGGGTGCTGTGGTGAGGAAGCACTTCTGCTTCCTGAAGTGCCTGCCCCGAGTCCGGCCCTTTTACACGGTCAAGTGCAACAGCAGCCCAGGTGTGCTGAAGGTCCTGGCTGAGCTGGGGCTGGGCTTCAGCTGTGCCAACAAG GCAGAGATGGAGTTGGTCCAGCGTATTGGCGTCCCTGCCAGTAAGATCATCTACGCCAACCCCTGTAAGCAAATTGCACAGATCAAGTACGCCGCCAAGCACGGGGTCCGGCTGCTGAGCTTTGACAACGAGATGGAGCTGGCAAAGGTGGTAAAGGGCTACCCCAGTGCCAG GATGGTTCTGGGCATTGCTACTGATGACCGTCACTCCCTGAGCCCCCTGAGCTTCAAGTTCGGAGCGTCGCTGCAATCCTGCAGACACCTGCTTGAAAACGCCAAGAGGAGCCACGTGGAGGTAGTGGGGGTGAG tTTTCACGTTGGCAGCGGCTGTCCTGACCTTCACGCCTACGCTCAGTCCATCGCAGACGCCCGGCTTGTGTTTGAGATGGGCGCTGAGCTGGGCCACAGGATGCATCTCCTGGACCTTGGTGGTGGCTTCCCTGGATTGGAGGGGGCCAAAGTGAGATTCGAAGAG ATTGCTTCTGTGATCAACTCAGCCTTGGACCTGTACTTCCCAGAGGGCTGTGGCGTGGACATCCTTGCCAGGCTGGGGCGCTACTACGTGACTTCGGCTTTCACCTTGGCTGTCAGCATCATCGCCAAGAAGGAGGTTCTTCTGGACCAGCCTGGAAGGGAGG aGGAAAGTGGTTCCATCCCCAAGACCATCGTGTACCACCTCAGTGAGGGCGTGTATGGGATCTTCAACTCAGTCCTGTTTGACAACACCTGCCCTACCCCCATCCTGCAGAAG CAATGTGGTGGTCCAGATACTCTGAACAGCCTCCCCACTGACAACAAAGAAAACTGCATCCTGACTTACAAGAAAGCGGGGGATCCTTCAGAGGTCAAAATTAAGTGA